The following are from one region of the Mustela lutreola isolate mMusLut2 chromosome 9, mMusLut2.pri, whole genome shotgun sequence genome:
- the NANP gene encoding N-acylneuraminate-9-phosphatase: MVLNGVRAVFFDLDNTLIDTAGASRKGMLEVIKLLQSKYHYKEEAETICDKVQVKLSKECFHPSSTCITDLRTLHWEEAIQETKGGAANRKLAEECYFLWKSTRLQHMILAEDVKAMLTELRKEVRLLLLTNGDQQTQREKIEACACQSYFDAIVVGGEQKEEKPAPSIFYYCCNLLGVQPGDCVMVGDTLETDIQGGLNAGLKATVWINKNGIMPLKSSPMPHYIVSSVLELPALLQSIDCTVSMSA, encoded by the exons ATGGTGCTGAACGGGGTGCGGGCGGTTTTCTTCGATTTGGACAACACGCTCATCGACACTGCCGGGGCGAGTAGAAAAGGCATGTTGGAG gtgATAAAGCTCTTACAATCAAAATACCATTACAAAGAAGAGGCTGAAACCATTTGTGACAAGGTTCAAGTTAAACTTAGCAAGGAATGTTTTCATCCTTCCAGTACATGCATTACTGACCTAAGGACTTTACACTGGGAAGAAGCAATCCAGGAAACGAAGGGTGGTGCGGCCAATAGGAAATTGGCTGAAGAATGTTATTTCCTGTGGAAATCTACACGTTTACAGCATATGATACTAGCAGAAGATGTCAAAGCCATGCTTACTGAACTTCGAAAGGAGGTGCGCCTACTTTTATTAACAAATGGAGACCAACAGACCCAGAGGGAGAAGATTGAGGCTTGCGCCTGCCAGTCCTATTTTGACGCTATCGTTGTAGGTggggaacagaaagaagaaaaaccagcaCCTTCCATATTTTATTACTGCTGTAATCTCCTCGGAGTACAGCCTGGGGACTGTGTGATGGTTGGTGACACACTAGAAACCGATATACAAGGAGGCCTTAATGCAGGGCTGAAAGCAACAgtctggataaataaaaatggaataatgcCACTGAAGTCATCCCCCATGCCACATTATATAGTTTCTTCTGTGCTGGAGTTACCTGCTCTCTTACAAAGTATAGATTGTACAGTCAGTATGTCAGCTTAA